From one Lactiplantibacillus paraplantarum genomic stretch:
- a CDS encoding glucose PTS transporter subunit IIA — protein MKQVHLLTPVAGQLVPLASVHDPVFSQGMMGQGFGIEPTDGQVVAPISGKVTMVAASLHAIGFKGDNGLEVLVHLGIDTVELADQPPFKVNVQVGETVTAGDKIAMMDLAAIASANKATTVIMAVTNSTDMVTKLTPEVGEVRAGVVGAVVELKEHVDAPPIVKGKGGKYAELAIQIIAQVGGPVNIKSVIHCITRVRFYLKDESQANDEGIRNLKGVIDVAKAGGQYQVVIGPAVTDVYDAIVAQLGPGFGDADASAIATEKEANRLAWQKMTPWQKVKHGFSSLIGVITGSMIPVIGLLAASGILKGILSLLTNFKLVSATTPTYVIINAMGDSVFYFLPIFVGFTAAKKLGSDPVIMGIIGGVLTYPAIVGMATTGKVTGHLLGMAINANFFGIPVHVASYTYSIFPMIAGAWLASKLEPWLKRVIPTVLRMIFVPLFEVVIISGVIIIVLGPIITALSGALAAGIVAIYKLSPAISGLIIGGFYQVLVIFGLHWAIIPIVVNDITTTGHSYLNAIVSATMVAQGGAVLAIALKSKVANIKELAWPATISAFCGVTEPAMYGINLKYGRAFITASIGGAVGGFLTGLFNVNMWGFAGSLIGATSFFNPKGLDFSFYGFLIASAADLIVAFALTWMFGFSDNDVKNVKTAPEKKHLGQQVAN, from the coding sequence ATGAAGCAAGTGCATTTATTAACGCCGGTTGCAGGGCAGTTAGTGCCGCTAGCGTCGGTTCACGATCCGGTGTTTTCACAAGGGATGATGGGGCAAGGATTCGGCATCGAGCCGACAGATGGCCAGGTCGTCGCACCAATCAGTGGCAAAGTAACGATGGTTGCAGCTAGTCTGCATGCCATTGGCTTCAAAGGGGATAACGGACTGGAGGTGTTGGTTCATCTTGGTATTGATACGGTTGAATTAGCAGACCAGCCACCGTTTAAAGTTAATGTGCAAGTTGGTGAGACAGTTACGGCTGGTGACAAAATCGCCATGATGGATTTAGCAGCGATTGCCAGTGCCAACAAAGCGACAACGGTGATTATGGCTGTGACTAATTCTACGGATATGGTCACTAAATTGACACCAGAAGTGGGAGAAGTTCGTGCGGGCGTTGTGGGTGCCGTAGTTGAATTGAAGGAGCACGTTGATGCGCCACCGATTGTTAAAGGCAAGGGTGGTAAGTACGCCGAATTAGCAATTCAAATTATTGCTCAAGTTGGTGGCCCAGTAAATATTAAAAGCGTAATTCACTGCATTACGCGGGTTCGGTTTTATTTGAAAGATGAAAGTCAGGCTAACGATGAGGGGATTCGAAACCTTAAAGGTGTGATTGACGTTGCTAAGGCCGGTGGTCAATACCAAGTCGTGATTGGGCCAGCGGTAACTGACGTCTATGATGCAATCGTTGCTCAGTTAGGACCTGGCTTTGGAGATGCGGATGCATCGGCCATTGCCACAGAAAAAGAAGCTAACCGCTTAGCTTGGCAGAAGATGACACCGTGGCAGAAAGTTAAACATGGCTTTAGCAGTCTGATTGGTGTGATTACCGGTTCAATGATTCCAGTAATTGGATTGTTAGCGGCTTCTGGGATTTTAAAAGGAATTCTGTCGTTACTGACGAACTTTAAGCTGGTATCTGCGACGACACCAACCTATGTCATTATTAATGCGATGGGCGATTCGGTCTTTTACTTCTTACCGATTTTTGTTGGTTTTACCGCGGCTAAGAAGTTAGGATCTGATCCGGTCATCATGGGGATTATTGGTGGGGTCCTAACGTATCCAGCAATTGTCGGTATGGCAACAACTGGGAAAGTGACTGGGCATCTGTTAGGGATGGCGATCAATGCCAACTTCTTTGGAATCCCAGTCCACGTTGCCTCCTACACGTATTCGATTTTCCCAATGATTGCGGGTGCGTGGCTGGCAAGTAAGCTGGAGCCGTGGCTCAAACGAGTGATTCCAACAGTCTTACGGATGATTTTCGTACCATTGTTTGAAGTTGTAATTATTTCTGGAGTCATCATCATTGTTTTAGGCCCGATTATCACTGCTTTATCAGGAGCATTGGCAGCTGGAATTGTCGCTATTTACAAACTCAGTCCCGCCATTTCTGGCCTGATTATTGGTGGCTTCTATCAAGTATTGGTTATCTTTGGGTTACACTGGGCAATCATCCCAATTGTCGTCAACGATATTACAACGACCGGTCACAGCTACTTGAACGCTATTGTTTCGGCAACGATGGTCGCTCAAGGTGGCGCCGTCTTAGCAATTGCACTGAAGTCTAAAGTTGCCAATATTAAAGAACTTGCTTGGCCAGCAACAATTTCGGCCTTTTGTGGGGTCACCGAACCCGCAATGTACGGGATTAACTTGAAATACGGCCGGGCATTTATTACCGCTAGTATTGGTGGGGCCGTCGGTGGTTTCTTGACCGGGCTCTTCAACGTTAATATGTGGGGCTTTGCCGGCTCATTGATCGGAGCGACGTCCTTCTTTAATCCTAAGGGGCTCGACTTTAGCTTCTATGGTTTCTTGATTGCTTCAGCAGCGGATTTAATTGTCGCTTTCGCGTTGACTTGGATGTTTGGGTTCTCTGATAATGATGTTAAGAATGTTAAAACGGCACCTGAAAAGAAGCATCTTGGTCAGCAGGTTGCTAACTAA